GCCATTGCCGTCGCCGGCTTCCAACGTACGATAGCCGCCGTACTCCAGCGCATCGACCACGCCGCGGCGGATCGCGGTGTCGTCTTCGATCACGAGGATGGTGGTGTCGGGCATAGGCACATGGATTACACGGAAAAGGGAAACGGCGGCAGTCTAAACGCGAGACCGCCGCCGTTCCGTCAAGGCCGTGTAAAATCCGAGGCTGCCCTGTAGGCCGGCCACCAAGGGTTGGTCGTCCGGGCTTTAGCGAGACTCTTTGGTGGGAGGCCTTTAAGCTCTGGCGAGTCCGGCTGAAGCCGGGACAACGTGCCACTTGGATCGTAACCTCGCCCTAGCCCCTACCAGCAGCCTCCCGTGCTCACTTCCCTTCTGCAAGGGAGCGGATCGCCTCCACGGGGACGCAGTTCTTGACCACCATCTGGACCGGTCCTTTGGGAGAGCCGTCGTCGGAGTCGTAGTAGATCGACTCGGTGCTGGAAACCATGCCGACCACCTCGCCGGCGTTGTTGAAGACCGGCCCGCCTGAGGACCCCTTCGCATAGTCGGCGGTGATCGACATCCATGTGGCGGCACCTTTGTCGCCGCGTGCAGGCTGGGCGTGGTAGCGGGAAACTTCGCCCGAGGTATGCATGAAATAGCGGCGTCCCGGGTGGCTGATGACCCGGACCTTGTCGCCGATGCCGGCGGCTTTTCCCAGCGGCATCGGCTGGAAGCCCTCGCCCTTCACCCGGAACAGCGCGATATCGGCAGCGGGATCGATCGCCATGACGGTGGTGATCGGGTAGCATTTGCCCTCGCGATCACAAACGCCCATCGCAGCGCCCTTGGCGTTCGCCAGGACGTGGGCGTTGGTGGCCATCAGGCCGTCCTCGCTGAGGCACCAAGCGGTGGCGACACCACCGGCATGCCATTTGTCGCACTTGTCGCATTTGTACACCGAGCCGACGAGGAAGACCGACCGCGCGAGCTGTTCGTAATCGGAGCTCGCGACCGGTTTCGAGGTGAGTTCGATGCTTGGTTCGCAGCGACGTGCGGCCTTGGCGGACTCGGCGATTTCCGTGGCGGCCGGGATTCCGTCCGCGCCTGCGAAGGCACCCACTCCGGTTTGGAAGGAGCGCATCAGTTGCGCGTCATCAATCACCGGCGGTGCCGCGGGAGACAGAGCCGGGATCAACAGTGCGACCAGAAACAGCGGCTTGAGCGAAAACAGGCGGTGCATGGTACGATAAACGGTGAATCGGCGCACCTTTCCGCGCCGATTCCGCATTTGCGAGCCAAAAGGCCTGCTCAATCGTTGCTGCCAGCCAGCGCGTCCATCAGGTAGCGCGCCGGGCGGAAGTTCTCGATGAGGACCTCGCGCTGGGTGCCGCGCTTCATGCGGACCTGCTTGATGTTGAAGTTAGGCGTCTTGTGCGGCGCGAAGAGGATGTCGTCGTGGGTCGAGTTCTCGTGCTTCTTGAACATTTCCGGCACGATGTCGCCGCCGAGATGGTCGTCGCGACCGGTGGCGAGATGGCAGGTGCCGAGCACCTTCTCATCCTGGATGTCCGCGCCGGAAACCGGTAGCACCTGGGTGCCGAAGCCGAGTTCGCCGAGCGTGCCGGTCATCGGGTCGTCCTGCAGGCGGGCGTTGTGGGCGTCGATGGTGGCCTGATTGCCTTGGATCAGCTCGGACTTGATGATGTTGCGGTTCTCGACCGTCAGCACGCCGAGGGTGCCGTCCTCGTACTTCATCGGGAAATGGCCGCGGGCATCCTGCGGGACGAAATAGACCTCACCGGCCGGCAAGTTCGCGATGTCCGGCTTCTCGCCTTGGCAAAGGCCGTGCGACTTCTGTGCTTCCTGGCCGCCGAGGCCGAGCCAAGCGGTGAGCACGCGACCGTCTTCCAGCGCGAAGTCGATCTCGATGTCGTCCGCCTTGGTCAGGGCGAGGCGCAGCTTTTCGGCATCCTTCGAGACTTCCTCGTAATCCACCGCGAGGCCGGAGCCGAGGATGATGTCGTTTAGTCCGTGCAGCGTCGCGCCGCGGAAACCGAACTCCTTGGCCTTGGCCGTCAGCGGCGCGGTGGCGGAGAAGGTGGAGATGCAGAGGATCAGGTCGTAGTTCGGATACAGGTCCGCATTCAGCGAGAGCTGCTTGCCATCGGTGTCCCAGACCTCGTCTTCCAGGTCGAGGTTCGAGCCGTGGGTGGTCTTGTAGGCGAACATTTCGCCGCCGTTCATCCCGAGGGCCTTCATCGCGCCGTTTTTCAGGCCCTCATAAAAAGCTTCGTGGGCCTTCTTCTGCACCGGGAAACCGGGCTGCTGGAGGAAGGCGAAGTCCTCGATCAGCGAGGCGGGCTCGTCGAAGTCGGTCAGGATGCAGACGCGGCAGCCTTGGGTCGGCTTGAAGACGGTGCCGAGCAGGCGGACCAGATCGAAGGGCGGGAATTCCCGGTTCTCCGGATGGAGCAGGATTTCCTCGGACAAGTAGGCGGGGAGGCAAGCTGACGGAGGCATAGGGCCAAAAACTAGGACGGGTGCCGGGCCGCGCAAGGCCACTTTTCTGTCAGCCGGGACGCGGGTTGGCGCGAATAAGAGGCTCTCGTCCCCCGGAAACGGCGTACCGCGAAGTAGACTTGCCAGGTATGGAGTCGGCCTTTGGGGCTTCGGAAGAATGCGGTTGAAAGGGAGGACGGAATCGGAGTGTCATTGGAAACTTGGTGAGATTCCCGACCCATAATAACTTTGCGTGCGCGCTCGCGATGGGCGCTTTGGCCTGTGTTTCCTGTAATCGCAAGAAAGCGCCACCCCAGACCCAACCGGTCTCCGCCGGTCAATCCGCCATGTCTGACCAAGCTTACTCGAACACCAGCGATTTTCCCCTTCCGGCCGAGAAGTTGCCCGACGATGTGAAAGCACAGCTTGACCCGTGGGTCGCAGGCTTTGTCGGGCTCAGCCGCGAGCAGGCAGGCCAGCGTTTGAGGGACCGGTGGAACAGGATCGAGCGGCCGTCACTCCTGGCGCTCCGGGATACACTGTTGAAGTTCGAGGTTCAGGGGATCTCCAAAACCCACTCGGGTTACGCGATTGAAGCCTATCGCCCCGGATCAGAGGATCCGGGGATTGGCGACTATTGGTATCTGTCAGGTCCCATGGATCACGCGGAAATCTCCAAGCGCCTCGCGCCTTTCGGCTTGGAAGGCAACGAAGCCCTGCGGGACTTCCTCTATTATTTTGGTGGTCTTGGGGAAGACACGGAAACCGCAGGCCACTTCGTTTCCGCAGCTCGTGATTGGGCGGTCTTCGAGAACACGCCTGATTCCTTCATCGACTTGCGGACGACGAAGGGCTTTGACGAGTGGAAGGGCGCGCTGATGCTTTTTCATGCCCGGAATGGCTGTCACATTCTCGTCCGGCGCGATGGCACCGTGGGCTGGTGGGTGATGCAGGAAGCGACGGTGACCACCGAAGCTGTGGATTTCGATGGCTTTATCCGGATGTTCAACAAGCACCGCCAGATCTCCTGGCCATTCGACCCCTATCCCCCGGATGAGGGTGAAGATTGAGCTTGGGTCAGATGCTTGCGGTCAGCCCGCCTTCGCCGCCGTCTTGAAGGGATTCCGCTCCGGCGCCTCATCTTGCTCCACGCAGAGCAATAGTTGCTTGATCAGTGTGTTGAGCACCGGTTGCCGGTGGCGGAGCATCACGCCGAAGGGTTCCGGCTTCGCGCCGAGCGCGGCCTTGGGCTCCAGCGCCGTGCGGCCGAAGGAAACCCGCCTGCACCCCAGCGCGATGGCATCGGCGATCCCGGCGTGCAGCAACCGCAGATAGACCGGCAGCCCGGCCGCGGCCTCGCGGTCGAATCCGATGTGATAGGCGAACGCGGTTTCTCCGTCCGCGAGGGTGATCAGGAAGCCCAGCAGTTCGTCTCCCCGCCTGATCCCGCTGCAGCGCATGCGGTCGCCGGCGGCCTGCTGCAAGGCGGGGAAATACTCCGGTCTCAGCTCGAAGGGCCGGAAGTCCGCGTTGTCTTGCACCGCCCGATAGAGTTCGTGCATGCGGCCTTGCAGGGCGGCGAATTCCGGAACGAGTCCGATCGTGCAGCCCGCCTGTTCGATGGGCTTGAGGACATTGTTGCGGATCCCGGCGCGATATTTCGACGAAAGGCTGGCAAGATAGTCGTCGTGGGATTTCCACGCGGGATCGAGGGTGAGAACCATGTTAGGCTCCGTTTCGACATAGCGGTAGCTCAGGTTCGCCAGCGACGAGACTCCCTTGCGGAAAGGCTCGTGGACGTCCTTGATCAGGACGAAGTGGGTGGTGCCGCGCAGCTTGTCTGACATGCGGACCCGGTAGAGAACCTCCGCCACGCCATGCCAGATGGTTTCTTCCGCATAATCCGGCGCAAAGGCGACGCCATGCTGGCCGTAGCTCAGCAGGTTGCCGCAGGTCAGCACCCGCTGGCTCACCTTGCCCGACAGCTTTTCCAGCGCCGCGCACGAAGACGCTTCCGGCGCGGGCTCCTTTCGTTTCCGCACATGGCAGACGCCGATGTCGGCGAGCTGCATGCAAACCGCGGCGACCGGCCGTTGTCCGGCGTCGGAAATGAGCGCGTAGCGCGGCTGGATGTTGGCGGGCAGCACACCTTCAAGAGCCAGCAGGTAGCCGCGCGACATGAAAAACCCCGCGCCCTCCGTCAGCGAGTTCCAAGTGTCCGCATCCAGCATCCCGATCCGGTCGGCGATGGCATACTGGAGTTCCGCCGGGCCTCGCAGCCGCCTGCGCTCGGCCAGCACGTCGCGCACCGCGAGCGCCTTGCGGATGAGATTCATGGATGACTTTCTGACAGATGCCTCTGCCGGACTCAACACCCGTCCAGCATCTGGGAAAGCGAATGATATTCGGCCAGTTCGTGGAGATCGAAGAAGCCCTTCTTCGATTCCGGGTTGGCGATGGCGTTGGGTTTTATCGCCGCGACTTCGATATCCTTGGCGAGGTCGGCATCGATCACGCCGCCGCCTTGGGGTCAAAGCCCCCCGCCGAGGTCCATGCCCTTGTCGCGCATGTCCTGGAGCACACTGGTCATGTCCTCGAGGGTGTCCCACAGCTCGCGCAGGACGAAGATCGGCGCTCCGGCACGGACGGCGATGGCGATGCAGTCGCTGGGGCGGGCGTCGAGTTCGACGATCTTGCGCTCCATGATCTCGTTTTCGGCCTCGAGGATCAGGCGGGCGTAGTAGATTTCCTTGTCGATCGCCACGATCACCGCGCGGCGGACCTTGGCGCCGAAGGCCTCCAGCGTGAGCAGGTAAAGATCGTGCGTCAGCGGTCGCGGCGGGGTCTCGCCGGCGAGGGCAGCATTGATGGAGGCCCCGATGGCGAGGTCGATGTAGAAGACGATCGATTTCTTCCCGTCCCCCAAAAAGACGGCACAGCCGGCGGGGGTGGGAAGCAGGGCGATGGGTTCGACGCGGACCAAATCAGGCACGGCGCCTTTCTCACCGCATCGCCGTAGCAATCCAAGATGAAAGCGCCGGACTCACGTAAACCGAGCCGAAGGAGATCCCGTCTGAATGCCCGATCCGAACGGGAAAATCGTCCGCGCCTTCGCCAATAACACCCGCCACGAGTGGAAAATCCTGGGGTGAGGAACGGCTTCCGAAGGGCAGGAGGACAACGAAAGGGACGAAATCTCGCGAGATTTCCGATGCCGGTGCTTCGTCTCCCTTTCGACTTTTTCGGGCTTTTCGTTGTTCCGAATTCCGCTTCCCATGCGGGACCGGCCGCTTGACACGGGCGATTTGGCGTGCATTCTCCGCGCTCCCGCCGCGTCGGAAACGTGTCCGGGCCCTCTTACCGTCATGAAAAAGGATCTTCATCCCAAGTACAATCCGGTCGTCTTCGTGGATATGACCACCGGCGCCCGTTTCGTCAGCCGCTCGACCAAGTCTTCCGACAAGAAGGAAGTCATCGACGGCGTGGAACACTCCCTCATCTCGATTGGCATCACGTCCGACTCGCATCCGTTCTTCACGGGCAAGTCGACCTTCGTGGACACCGAAGGCCGTATCGACAAATTCCAGAAGCGCTTCGGTGCGGTCCGCCGCGTCAGCAAGCCGAAGGTTGGCTAAGCCGCTTCTCGAGCCTCGCTTTCCCAAAACGCCCGTCCGCACCCGCGGCCGGGCGTTTTTCTTTTCGTCCGGTCAGGGATTCAAGAATGGGGCTAAGATGGATGGGATGGATGGGATGGCTCGAATGCTGGCCGCTCGCAATCAGCACCACCATCCTGTCTTCCATCTGCGTCAATCTGCGTAATCTGCGGTTGAATTCTTCCGCTGATCCGAGGTGGCTCGGAAAAGGCCAAAAGGCATTTAACCGCAGATTACGCAGATGGACGCAGATTGAGAAGATCGGTGGCGACGGAGTGCACGGGTGGAAAGGATGGGATGGGAAAGGGGGTTCACATCCGGAAACGCTGGGTGATAACAGTCTTCGGCACCGTGCCTTTATCTGCGTCAATCCGTGTAATCTGCGGTGGAATCTTCCGCTGATCCCTAGGTGCCTTGGAAAAGGCCAAAAGGCATTCAACCGCAGATTACGCAGACGGACGAAGATTGAGAAGATCGGTGGTGCCGGAGGAGCCGAACGAAGCGGATGCGCGAGGGCTCTTTGACCAGTCTCTCCGGCATTTCGAACCTATCCACCCATCCAGAAACTCTGGGTCGATCAAAGTCCTCGGCACCGTGCCTTTATCTGCGTCAATCCGTGTTATCTGCGGTTGAATCCTTCCGCTGATTCGAGGTTGCTTCGGAAAAAGCCAAAAGGCATTTAACCGCAGATTACACAGATGGACGCAGATTTAGAAGATCGGCGAAGACGGAGGACCAGAACGAATGGGATGCGCGAGGGCTCTTTCGCCA
This sequence is a window from Luteolibacter arcticus. Protein-coding genes within it:
- a CDS encoding S1 family peptidase; this translates as MHRLFSLKPLFLVALLIPALSPAAPPVIDDAQLMRSFQTGVGAFAGADGIPAATEIAESAKAARRCEPSIELTSKPVASSDYEQLARSVFLVGSVYKCDKCDKWHAGGVATAWCLSEDGLMATNAHVLANAKGAAMGVCDREGKCYPITTVMAIDPAADIALFRVKGEGFQPMPLGKAAGIGDKVRVISHPGRRYFMHTSGEVSRYHAQPARGDKGAATWMSITADYAKGSSGGPVFNNAGEVVGMVSSTESIYYDSDDGSPKGPVQMVVKNCVPVEAIRSLAEGK
- a CDS encoding bifunctional nuclease family protein: MPDLVRVEPIALLPTPAGCAVFLGDGKKSIVFYIDLAIGASINAALAGETPPRPLTHDLYLLTLEAFGAKVRRAVIVAIDKEIYYARLILEAENEIMERKIVELDARPSDCIAIAVRAGAPIFVLRELWDTLEDMTSVLQDMRDKGMDLGGGL
- a CDS encoding type B 50S ribosomal protein L31, which encodes MKKDLHPKYNPVVFVDMTTGARFVSRSTKSSDKKEVIDGVEHSLISIGITSDSHPFFTGKSTFVDTEGRIDKFQKRFGAVRRVSKPKVG
- a CDS encoding GNAT family N-acetyltransferase, yielding MNLIRKALAVRDVLAERRRLRGPAELQYAIADRIGMLDADTWNSLTEGAGFFMSRGYLLALEGVLPANIQPRYALISDAGQRPVAAVCMQLADIGVCHVRKRKEPAPEASSCAALEKLSGKVSQRVLTCGNLLSYGQHGVAFAPDYAEETIWHGVAEVLYRVRMSDKLRGTTHFVLIKDVHEPFRKGVSSLANLSYRYVETEPNMVLTLDPAWKSHDDYLASLSSKYRAGIRNNVLKPIEQAGCTIGLVPEFAALQGRMHELYRAVQDNADFRPFELRPEYFPALQQAAGDRMRCSGIRRGDELLGFLITLADGETAFAYHIGFDREAAAGLPVYLRLLHAGIADAIALGCRRVSFGRTALEPKAALGAKPEPFGVMLRHRQPVLNTLIKQLLLCVEQDEAPERNPFKTAAKAG